One genomic segment of Protaetiibacter intestinalis includes these proteins:
- a CDS encoding GH1 family beta-glucosidase codes for MTLPDGFVFGAATAAFQIEGAAWMDGRRDSIWDAFCRVPGAVVDGDDGSVACDHYHRYPEDVALMASLGLDAYRFSISWARVVPDDAAVNPAGLAFYDRLVDTLLEAGIRPWPTLYHWDLPQAREELGGWPARETAERFVEYALAVHGALGDRLGTWTTFNEPWCSSFLSYTAGAHAPGRRSAPDGVAAGHHLLLAHGMAAAALKSAGASEVGITLNLAPVRALRPDDAGDRDAARRIDGQFNRFFLDPLFRGHYADDLRADLAPYGIDDVVREGDLAAIRDSLDFLGVNYYHGETVSVLPPETRLRQDAPTSRETGSPFPASDGIHWHPTGAPVTAMGWEVEPHGLTELLERVSRDYTGPAGIPVYVTENGAAFDDVVAEDGSVPDADRVAFLQAHLDAVSEARWRGVDVRGYFYWSLLDNFEWAWGYEKRFGLVRVDYDTQQRTLKDSALAYRDAIAAARAGI; via the coding sequence GTGACACTGCCGGACGGGTTCGTCTTCGGCGCGGCGACGGCCGCGTTCCAGATCGAGGGGGCCGCCTGGATGGACGGCCGTCGCGACTCCATCTGGGATGCGTTCTGCCGCGTGCCGGGTGCCGTGGTCGACGGCGACGACGGCTCGGTCGCGTGCGACCACTACCACCGGTACCCGGAGGATGTGGCGCTCATGGCCTCGCTCGGGCTCGACGCCTACCGTTTCTCGATCTCGTGGGCGCGGGTGGTGCCGGATGACGCGGCCGTGAACCCGGCCGGGCTCGCCTTCTACGACCGGCTCGTCGACACGCTGCTCGAGGCCGGCATCCGCCCCTGGCCGACCCTGTACCACTGGGACCTGCCGCAGGCGCGGGAGGAGCTCGGCGGCTGGCCGGCGCGCGAGACCGCGGAGCGGTTCGTGGAGTACGCGCTCGCCGTGCACGGCGCGCTCGGCGACCGGCTCGGCACCTGGACGACGTTCAACGAACCGTGGTGCTCGTCGTTCCTCTCCTACACCGCGGGCGCGCACGCGCCGGGGCGGCGTTCGGCCCCCGACGGCGTGGCTGCGGGGCACCACCTGCTGCTCGCGCACGGGATGGCCGCCGCCGCGCTGAAGTCGGCCGGCGCCTCCGAGGTGGGCATCACGCTCAACCTCGCCCCCGTGCGGGCGCTGCGACCCGACGACGCCGGCGACCGGGATGCGGCGCGCCGGATCGACGGACAGTTCAACCGCTTCTTCCTCGACCCGCTGTTCCGCGGGCACTACGCCGACGACCTGCGCGCCGACCTCGCGCCGTACGGCATCGACGATGTGGTGCGGGAGGGCGACCTCGCGGCGATCCGCGACTCGCTCGACTTCCTCGGGGTGAACTACTACCACGGCGAGACCGTGTCGGTGCTGCCGCCGGAGACCCGGCTGCGGCAGGACGCGCCCACCTCGCGGGAGACCGGATCGCCGTTCCCGGCATCCGACGGCATCCACTGGCATCCGACGGGCGCGCCGGTGACCGCGATGGGCTGGGAGGTGGAGCCGCACGGGCTCACCGAGCTGCTGGAGCGGGTGTCGCGCGACTACACCGGCCCCGCCGGCATCCCGGTGTACGTGACCGAGAACGGCGCCGCGTTCGACGACGTCGTCGCGGAGGACGGCTCGGTGCCGGATGCGGACCGCGTCGCGTTCCTGCAGGCGCACCTGGATGCGGTGTCGGAGGCGCGGTGGCGAGGGGTGGACGTGCGCGGCTACTTCTACTGGTCGCTGCTCGACAACTTCGAGTGGGCGTGGGGGTACGAGAAGCGGTTCGGGCTCGTCCGGGTCGACTACGACACGCAGCAGCGCACCCTCAAGGACTCGGCCCTCGCCTATCGTGACGCGATCGCCGCGGCGCGCGCCGGCATCTGA
- a CDS encoding LacI family DNA-binding transcriptional regulator codes for MARPTTPPRRPTLEMVAAEAGVTRSTVSRALNAERDVSAATIAHVREVAARMGYVPNRAAKSLASARSMAIALVIPEPGVLALADPHLVAVMAGVSRRIEDSDYLLNLMVAGDSENAKIMRYLTSGVVDGVLVASQHSRHDALLHLHDLVPVVFSGRPTEVTDPPNYFIDVDNARAASVAANHLLSLGRRRIATITGPEDMAAAGDRTDGWRAALVAAGLPADLVGVGDWTALGGAAAMRALLEAHPDIDGVFAANDVMAAAAVSVLLDAGRSVPSDVAVVGFDDSSAALSARVPLTTMSQPSEHTGEQMADLLLRILAGEDVPISTVVESHLVRRASA; via the coding sequence GTGGCCAGACCGACGACTCCCCCACGTCGTCCCACCCTCGAGATGGTGGCTGCCGAGGCGGGGGTGACACGCTCGACGGTGTCGCGCGCCCTCAACGCGGAGCGCGACGTGTCGGCCGCGACGATCGCGCATGTGCGCGAGGTGGCGGCGCGGATGGGGTACGTGCCGAACCGGGCGGCGAAGTCGCTCGCCTCCGCCCGTTCGATGGCGATCGCACTCGTCATCCCAGAGCCCGGGGTGCTCGCCCTCGCCGACCCGCACCTCGTCGCGGTGATGGCGGGGGTGTCGCGGCGCATCGAGGACTCCGACTACCTGCTGAACCTCATGGTCGCGGGCGACTCCGAGAACGCGAAGATCATGCGCTACCTGACGAGCGGTGTCGTCGACGGAGTGCTCGTGGCGTCGCAGCACTCGCGCCACGACGCGCTGCTGCACCTGCACGACCTCGTGCCGGTCGTGTTCTCGGGTCGCCCCACCGAGGTGACGGACCCGCCGAACTACTTCATCGACGTCGACAACGCGCGGGCGGCATCCGTCGCGGCGAACCACCTGCTGTCGCTCGGGCGGCGGCGCATCGCGACCATCACCGGGCCGGAGGACATGGCGGCGGCGGGCGACCGCACCGACGGTTGGCGTGCCGCGCTGGTCGCCGCGGGACTGCCCGCGGACCTCGTGGGCGTCGGCGACTGGACCGCGCTCGGCGGAGCCGCGGCCATGCGCGCGCTGCTGGAGGCGCATCCGGACATCGACGGCGTCTTCGCGGCCAACGACGTGATGGCGGCAGCCGCCGTCTCGGTGCTGCTGGATGCGGGGCGTTCGGTGCCGTCGGATGTGGCGGTGGTCGGCTTCGACGACTCCTCCGCGGCCTTGTCGGCGCGCGTGCCGTTGACGACGATGAGCCAGCCGTCGGAGCACACGGGCGAGCAGATGGCCGACCTCCTCCTCCGCATCCTCGCCGGCGAGGACGTGCCCATCTCGACGGTCGTCGAGTCGCATCTCGTGCGCCGCGCGTCGGCGTAG
- a CDS encoding HNH endonuclease signature motif containing protein, translating into MFTIEHLIDLPGLRFDDVDTQDAGVPEPWEGEYVPAGDELPPISAVEEQVVALAYLTSAPGGAELYRSVSDAELLELAEIHAAQARHIGAQQALIAGEVARRSRHELGFTGMAQSLGHRTPEELIRVTTGSTMGEAKRAVAVGTLMVQTADAENAPAPAADPATGEVLEQTPPAPAQPWMVPAVAALRDGSISVEKVDAIRRGLGEPDPLTGDASRDADRITAEALRGAVELLLDEARALDVDRLLKRARELRDELDEAGVATRERRRYEARSFRVYRQPDGMTRATWVMDPETAAIVTDMYDRTVSPKLGGPRFVDADAASRAAAIVNDPRTAEQLASDAMLALLRAGASADPMLLPGHAAPAVRVLITRQNLTDGRGVAHLDGQTAPVSVATAERAVCTAGTQEAVFDQRGRPLDLGRTVRLFTTKQKTMLAIRDGGCMFPGCERPPSWTEAHHIKHYVRDRGDTNIDDGILLCRHHHLLVHAAGWEIEHEHGTNYRLIPPPGIDRTQTPIPLATKSAAHRRLTAAATARSDAR; encoded by the coding sequence ATGTTTACCATCGAACATCTGATCGACCTCCCGGGGTTGCGGTTCGATGACGTCGACACCCAGGATGCCGGGGTCCCCGAACCGTGGGAGGGGGAGTATGTGCCGGCTGGGGATGAACTCCCCCCGATCTCGGCGGTGGAGGAGCAGGTGGTGGCCCTCGCCTACCTCACCAGCGCGCCCGGCGGTGCCGAGCTGTACCGCTCCGTCTCGGATGCCGAACTGCTCGAACTCGCCGAGATCCACGCCGCGCAGGCCCGTCACATCGGTGCGCAGCAGGCGCTCATCGCGGGGGAGGTCGCCCGCCGTTCCCGCCACGAGCTCGGCTTCACGGGCATGGCGCAGTCGCTCGGGCACCGCACCCCCGAAGAGCTGATCCGCGTCACGACCGGCTCCACGATGGGGGAGGCGAAGCGGGCGGTCGCCGTGGGCACCCTCATGGTGCAGACCGCCGACGCCGAGAACGCACCCGCACCGGCCGCCGACCCTGCCACCGGTGAAGTGCTCGAGCAGACTCCGCCCGCCCCCGCCCAGCCGTGGATGGTGCCCGCCGTCGCCGCGCTGCGCGACGGCTCGATCTCGGTCGAGAAGGTCGACGCGATCCGCCGCGGCCTCGGCGAGCCCGACCCGCTCACGGGAGACGCCTCACGCGACGCCGACCGCATCACCGCCGAGGCGCTCCGCGGCGCGGTCGAACTGCTGCTCGACGAGGCGCGCGCCCTCGACGTCGACCGACTGCTCAAACGCGCCCGCGAACTCCGCGACGAACTCGACGAGGCAGGCGTCGCCACCCGCGAACGCCGTCGCTACGAGGCGCGATCGTTCCGGGTGTACCGCCAGCCCGACGGCATGACGCGCGCCACCTGGGTGATGGACCCGGAGACGGCGGCGATCGTCACCGACATGTACGACCGCACCGTCTCGCCCAAACTCGGCGGGCCCCGCTTCGTCGACGCCGACGCAGCCTCCCGCGCGGCCGCCATCGTGAACGACCCCCGCACCGCCGAACAGCTCGCCTCGGATGCGATGCTCGCGCTCCTGCGGGCGGGCGCCTCCGCCGACCCCATGCTGCTCCCCGGACACGCCGCACCCGCGGTGCGTGTGCTCATCACCCGGCAGAACCTCACCGACGGTCGCGGCGTCGCCCACCTCGACGGACAGACCGCGCCCGTCTCCGTCGCCACGGCCGAGCGCGCCGTGTGCACCGCTGGCACCCAGGAGGCCGTCTTCGATCAGCGCGGCCGACCGCTCGACCTCGGCCGCACCGTGCGACTCTTCACCACCAAGCAGAAGACCATGCTCGCCATCCGAGACGGCGGATGCATGTTCCCCGGCTGCGAACGGCCGCCCTCGTGGACCGAGGCGCACCACATCAAGCACTACGTGCGCGACCGAGGCGACACCAACATCGACGACGGAATCCTCCTCTGCCGACACCATCACCTGCTCGTCCACGCCGCCGGGTGGGAGATCGAACACGAGCACGGCACGAACTACCGGCTCATCCCGCCACCTGGCATCGACCGCACGCAGACACCGATCCCGCTCGCCACGAAATCCGCCGCCCACCGTCGACTCACCGCAGCCGCCACGGCCCGCAGCGACGCGCGCTGA
- a CDS encoding SPFH domain-containing protein: MTTIRLVDTGLRVTVKPWELAVVDREGVIARTVGPGRHRRRRRETWRMLDTRARWLPLATQDVLTSDGMQVRLTPVVRYRVVEPVAWLTQADIPADAVYVLAQLAVREAVAGRTLDEVLASRADVLAGVRERLTVAVAALGAEVLDFDVRDVTLSAELRHAFAETALAREQGRAKLERARADAAALRSLANVAQVLEAHPSLLQLRTLEAAAAGGHFIVRVGDAGPVVVE, translated from the coding sequence ATGACCACCATCCGCCTCGTCGATACCGGCCTCCGCGTGACGGTGAAGCCGTGGGAGCTCGCCGTCGTCGACCGCGAGGGCGTCATCGCCCGCACCGTCGGGCCGGGCCGCCACCGCAGGCGCCGCCGCGAGACGTGGCGCATGCTCGACACCCGCGCCCGCTGGCTGCCGCTCGCCACGCAGGACGTGCTGACCTCCGACGGCATGCAGGTGCGCCTCACCCCGGTGGTGCGCTACCGCGTCGTCGAGCCGGTCGCCTGGCTGACGCAGGCCGACATCCCCGCGGATGCCGTGTACGTGCTGGCCCAGCTGGCCGTGCGCGAGGCGGTCGCCGGCCGCACGCTCGACGAGGTGCTCGCCTCGCGGGCGGATGTGCTGGCGGGCGTCCGCGAGCGGCTGACGGTCGCGGTCGCCGCGCTCGGCGCCGAGGTGCTCGACTTCGACGTGCGCGACGTGACCCTGTCGGCCGAGCTGCGTCACGCCTTCGCCGAGACGGCCCTCGCCCGCGAGCAGGGCCGCGCCAAGCTCGAGCGTGCTCGAGCGGATGCGGCCGCGCTGCGTTCGCTCGCGAACGTCGCGCAGGTGCTCGAGGCGCACCCGTCGCTGCTGCAGCTGCGCACCCTCGAGGCGGCGGCTGCGGGCGGGCACTTCATCGTCCGCGTCGGCGATGCCGGGCCGGTCGTGGTCGAGTGA